In a single window of the Cydia pomonella isolate Wapato2018A chromosome 2, ilCydPomo1, whole genome shotgun sequence genome:
- the LOC133534559 gene encoding probable ATP-dependent RNA helicase DDX28, with protein sequence MSKLRNILQTLYCRYYSQKSLKKLPIISCKRPEYNHFEGQSYSKFDGVKLASSGWLHAKSKGDYFTIYGDANKKEEKNVFKKSYSDIGIRSELIEVLVAQGYELPTAIQAKAIPFILEGYNTAVTAETGCGKTLAYLLPIFQHVLEWKKCVKNEFNSPLAVIITPSRELATQIGEVAQNIAQNLNLNVTTLVGGRTKQKMLNPPIEYCDILVTTLGAYSKLVTTGIYKIHNVHHMVLDEADTLLDDSFSGKLSHLLKKYQIQFKVHHQIPPVGCQLTLVSATLPHELPDSVSAFVDPQSLKTVTTSKIHRIQPHVPHKFLRLGKAQKPVELLKLVRADLNLKRPVMIFSNQTPTCDFVSMFLNENGIECININGKMAIPLKAGKFEMFKSGQVNVLSCTDIASRGLDTNRVQHIINYDFPLYTADYIHRCGRTGRLGSAGGAVTNFVAWPREVRLVQRIEASVRRDKELPHVNANIRRIIEDRIAKSADAALRSLA encoded by the exons ATGTCTAAACTGCGAAACATATTGCAGACATTATACTGTCGCTACTACAGTCAGAAGTCACTCAAGAAATTGCCGATAATATCGTGTAAGCGACCAGAATACAATCACTTTGAGGGACAATCTTATAGCAAATTCGATGGCGTAAAATTGGCCTCCTCGGGTTGGTTGCACGCAAAATCTAAAGGGGATTATTTCACAATATACGGGGATGCTAACAAGAAAGAAGAGAAAAATGtgtttaagaaaagttacagcGATATCGGCATCAGGTCGGAGCTCATAGAGGTTTTGGTAGCGCAAGGCTACGAGCTGCCGACGGCTATCCAAGCGAAAGCCATCCCGTTCATTCTTGAAGGATATAACACTGCCGTCACAGCGGAAACTGGTTGCGGCAAAACTTTGGCCTATCTTTTACCTATATTCCAGCATGTTTTGGAGTGGAAgaaatgtgttaaaaatgaattcAATAGTCCCTTAGCTGTTATTATTACGCCAAGTAGAGAACTTG CAACGCAAATTGGAGAAGTTGCCCAAAACATAGCCCAAAACCTAAATTTGAATGTGACAACTCTGGTTGGTGGACGAACCAAACAGAAGATGCTAAATCCACCtatagaatattgtgatattttgGTGACCACACTCGGAGCGTACAGCAAACTGGTCACTACTGGCATTTACAAGATTCATAATGTGCACCACATGGTGCTGGACGAGGCTGATACACTGCTTGATGACAGCTTCAGTGGAAAATTGTCACACTTGCTAAAGAAATATCAG aTTCAATTTAAAGTACATCATCAGATCCCCCCAGTGGGCTGTCAGCTTACGTTAGTAAGTGCAACGTTGCCGCATGAACTGCCTGACTCTGTCAGTGCATTTGTGGATCCTCAATCTTTGAAGACAGTTACCACCTCAAAGATACATCGGATACAGCCTCATGTTCCTCATAA ATTTCTCCGACTTGGCAAAGCGCAAAAACCAGTGGAACTTCTGAAACTAGTCCGAGCTGACCTCAACCTCAAGCGGCCCGTAATGATCTTTTCAAACCAGACACCAACATGCGACTTTGTCTCCATGTTTCTGAACGAGAATGGCATAGAATGCATCAACATTAACGGGAAAATGGCTATCCCGCTGAAGGCGGGAAAGTTTGAGATGTTCAAATCGGGTCAGGTTAATGTGCTCAGCTGTACAGATATTGCGTCACGTGGATTGGATACTAATAGA GTCCAGCACATAATCAACTACGACTTCCCCCTGTACACGGCGGACTACATCCACCGCTGCGGCCGCACGGGGCGGCTCGGCTCGGCCGGCGGCGCCGTCACCAACTTCGTGGCCTGGCCGCGCGAGGTGCGCCTCGTGCAGAGGATCGAGGCCTCCGTGAGGAGGGACAAGGAGCTGCCCCATGTCAACGCGAATATCAGGAGAATCATCGAAGACAGGATAGCTAAGAGTGCTGATGCAGCTTTGAGAAGTTTGGCGTAA